The DNA region CAGAAGAAGGTGCTGACCATATTAAGGTTGTAGCAAATCTTCCATATTATATAACAACACCTATTATTATGAATTTACTAGAAAAAAGGCTACCAATATCTTCTATCACTGTCATGATCCAAAGAGAAGTAGCAGAAAGAATGGATGCGGTTCCAGGAACTAAGGCTTATGGTGCTCTTAGCTTAGCTACAACCTATTATGCACAAACGGAACTCGTAACCATGGTAAAACCGGATTGTTTCATTCCTAAACCTAATGTAGGTTCAGCAGTTATCAAGTTGACCAGACGCAATACGCCTTCTGTTTCTGTTATAGATGAAGCTACACTTTTTAAAATTATAAAAGGTGGCTTTGCTCAAAGAAGAAAAACTTTGATTAATAGCTTAACAAACAGTCAGCCTCAATTTGAAAAACAGCAGGTCATTCATGCCCTTGAAGTATTAAACTTAGATATTAGAATTAGAGGCGAGGCTTTAAATCTTAATCAGTATGCAGAGCTAACTAATTTATTAATAAAAGATCAAAGATAGAATCAAAGAAGCCATCACATATGTGATGGCTTCTTTGATTCTGTATGGTTTACGTATGCGTTAAGGAATTTCCTGCTGTAAAAGGTTGTTCTTACTTTAATGAGATGTATTTCTTATAACATTTATACTACCAACATCAACACTAAGAAAAATATTAGCGTCATTCCGATTAGATACTACGGGTATATCACTAGAGATATCTGTTAACTTAGTATTGCTATAAACGTGGCTTTCATCATTTTGTGGTAGAATTAAATCTAGGCTTCCTATGTTAACATTAGCATCCAATTGATGAACAGGTTCAAGGAAATCCAACCGAATATCACCGGCATTAGACGTTAATGTTGCATCAAGAGGAGATTTGTTAAAAACAAAATCCAAATCTCCAAAATTATTAGAAGCTTTAAAGCTTTGTATTTCTTCTTGTGCTAAGAGTCGCAAAGTTCCTGTATTTACGGATAGCTCCAACTGATTGACCTCTGCCTCGGTTTTTAGATTAATGTTACCGGCATTGATTTTAAGATATAATTGGTCAAGCGGCTGGAAGAGCTCAATTTTCAACTCACCAACATTTGAAGTTATATTTAGGTTGTTAAGATGATTAGGCAAAACCAATCCATCTAATTCTGAAACCGTCTTCTCAATGGTTAATATATCGCATTGATAATCTTCCGGTACATATAAGGTAATAGAACCGTTATATGTTTGATCGGTGAAAACGTTGTTTAGCCGAAGTTTGGAAGTGATATTTATCTCCTGATTATTTTGATTAGCCTTATAATCAATGATATATTTATTTGTATCGGGCACTTCTCGATCAAAAACTACCTTAATATCCTCTCGATCTTCATGCACAAAGATTATGGCTTCAGTAGTAGCAGAAATTCTAATTCTATCAAAGGCCTCGAAAGTTTTTTCCTCATGTAGTAGTTTTGTATTAAAACGACTTGAGGGGTTGTCTTTGTCGAATTCCAAGCCATCCATATCAAAATCAAAATCCATAGTGACATTGTCAAAACCATTAAAAGCCAGATTTGAATTAAAAAATTCTTTGAAGCTCAATTCATGCTTATCCATATAACTAATCACAATCAAAGCTGCAAGTGCTATAATAGAAATTGAGATTAATAGTGCTTTGCCCATGTTGCTATCAAAACTATTTTTCATAACGATCACCTCTTATTAATTGAATATTCCATTTCACATATTTTACAGTTAATATACACCAGTATTTTATAAACCAGATGGATAATATAATTAGAAAAGAACCGGTTCCGATTAAAAGAATACCACTGCTACCCATTAAAACGGGATGTTCAATAAGTATTAAAGGTAAATGAAACACACCCGGTAGAGAGAAAAATGTTGAAACTAAGAAAGCTATACCGGAAAAAAATAGACCGATACCACCGCCTAGAAAGCCAATAACAATGCCCCATATACCTGCATAAATACCCAATACGAAAATTAAGTTAAATAGCAGAAGTCCTATTCCAATGAAGAGGCTTTTTAGAAACTTAATACCGACAGGTTCTACAGGCTGAGATGTTTCTTTTTTTCGGTAGGTGGCGGCTATTTGGTCAGGATCACCAAACCTTGACAAGATTTTTTCTAGATCCTCTGAATTTGATCCGGCTTGGTCCAACTGATGTTTGTAATGATCGATAATACGAAATCGATCTTTTACTTTATATTTAATGAGTGCAGCATCCAAAGATGTTAAAAATTCTGATTGCGTCATAAGAGGACTCCTTTCATACTTTTGTTGATAAAGTTAGTATAGCAATCTATTATTCATTTACCCATATAAAAGGATTAGAATTTAGTTAGAAAACTTGACAAAACATCAAAAAGTGATATACTTTGAGTATCAAACTATTCTAAACTCAAATCAATCCATATCTATAACCAGACACCCATGTATAACGAAAGCATAGAGATTTTGATTTAAGGAGTAAATTATGAAAATTGCAAGAATATCCGGTATTGGGCATTATGTACCAGAGCTCAAAGTATCCAATAACGATCTATCAACAATGATGGATACAAATGATGAATGGATTCACTCGAGAACCGGTATAAGAAATAGACATATTGCAGTTACTGAAACCTCTTTTGAGATGGCCGGTTATGCATCTTTAAGAGCACTAGAAAAAGCAGAACTGGACCCTAAAAATGTTGAACTCATAATTGTGGCAACCTTTTCAGGTGAGTATGCCACACCATCCATGGCTTGCCTTGTTCAAAAGGCGATTGGTGCTAGTAAGGCTATGTGCTTTGATCTCAATGCAGCATGTTCAGGCTTTGTTTATGGTATAGATGTTGCAGACCAGTTTATCAAAACCGGTAAATACAAGAATGCCTTAGTCATAGGAAGTGAGAAGTTGTCCCAGATCCTAGATTGGGAAGACCGAAGTACTTGTGTATTATTTGGAGATGGTGCAGGCGCTGTGATTTTAGAAGCCAATGATGAATTTGGTATTATTGATTCTATTAATTATGCAATTGGCGAAGCGTTTGAATGTTTATATGCAAAAAATGTTGGTAATAAAACACCTTTTTATGAAGAACAAAATGAGCATAAGCTTATGATGAATGGGCAGGATGTGTTTCAATTCGCTTGTAAGAAGGTACCCGAGATTCTTTATGAAATGATGGCAAAGAATCAAATTACACAGGAAGATGTGGATTACTTTGTGCTCCATCAGGCTAATGTGCGTATTGTATCTAAAATAGCTAAACGCATGAAAATCAATATGGACAAGTTTTATGTCAACATGGAGGCATATGGAAATACATCTGCAGCATCTATACCCATTGCATTGTCGGAAATGTCAGAAGAAGGTTTGCTGACAGGCAAAAAAGTAATCATTGCGGGATTTGGTGCGGGATTGACATATGGCTGTAGTCTGATACAATTTTAATGAATGGATGCCTTGAATGGTTAAAGTGTTTTGAAACTTTAACCTGATTACAAGGATTCAAATAAAGTGTTTTTGATAACAAAAACCCAAAAAACAATAGATAAAATAGGAGGCAGTAAAATGACTTTAGAAGCGTTAGTAGAAATTATTGTAGAAGAATTAGATGTAGAAGCAGCAGAGGTAGTGCCAACAGCATCTTTTATTGATGATCTAGGTGCAGATTCATTGGATCTTTTTGAATTGGTAATGAGTATTGAAGATGCGTTTGGTGTTGCAATACCAAATGAAGAACTGGCAAATATCAAGACCGTTCAAGATGTTCTTGACTATGCTGAGGCAAATGCTTAAACAATAGACAAAAAAGGTAAAAAGAACTTTTATTTAATATAGAGGTTCTTTTTACCTAAATTAAAAAGAATGTATCAAGGAGAATAAAAATGGGTAAGATTGCATTTATTTTTCCGGGCCAAGGCGCTCAACATGTAGGCATGGGTCGGGAAATTATTTCTAATTACATTGAAAGTAAGAAAGTGTTTGACCAGGCCAATGACTTATTGGATTTTGACTTATACGATTTATGCAACACTGAAAATACAAAAATTAATGATACAGCCTATACCCAGGTGGCATTGCTATCGGTATCCATAGCTACATTAAAAGTCATAGAAGACATGGGTGTCAAAGCGGACTATCTTGCCGGCTTGAGTCTAGGTGAATACAGTGCTCTCGTTGCAAGTGGATTACTGAGTTTTGATGAAGCTATTGATATTGTTAGAAAAAGAGGGCAATACATGCAAGAAGCTGCCCTTGAAACAGATGGTGGTATGGCTGCAATTATAGGTTCTAGTCAAGCGGCCATTTTAGAAGTCTTTAATCAAGTTGACGGTTATTTAACCATAGCCAATTACAATAGCAGTAAACAAATTGTAATTGCAGGTGAGAAGGCAGCTCTGGACAAAAGTTATCCATTATTTGAGGCAGCAAAGATAAAAGTTATACCCTTGAACGTTAGCGGGGCCTTCCATAGTGACCTCATGGCCGGTGCAGCAGAAAAACTAAGACCAAGGCTTGAGTCTGTTATATTCAGTGAATATAAAACG from Petrocella atlantisensis includes:
- the rsmA gene encoding 16S rRNA (adenine(1518)-N(6)/adenine(1519)-N(6))-dimethyltransferase RsmA; this translates as MKRIANISETKAIIDKYGFSFQKRFGQNFLIDSNIIDKIIQGADLTKEDVVLEIGPGIGSLTQAMAEASKKVIAVEIDKKLIPVLEDTLSDYDNVRIINEDILKLDIMKLISEEGADHIKVVANLPYYITTPIIMNLLEKRLPISSITVMIQREVAERMDAVPGTKAYGALSLATTYYAQTELVTMVKPDCFIPKPNVGSAVIKLTRRNTPSVSVIDEATLFKIIKGGFAQRRKTLINSLTNSQPQFEKQQVIHALEVLNLDIRIRGEALNLNQYAELTNLLIKDQR
- a CDS encoding DUF4097 family beta strand repeat-containing protein, producing MKNSFDSNMGKALLISISIIALAALIVISYMDKHELSFKEFFNSNLAFNGFDNVTMDFDFDMDGLEFDKDNPSSRFNTKLLHEEKTFEAFDRIRISATTEAIIFVHEDREDIKVVFDREVPDTNKYIIDYKANQNNQEINITSKLRLNNVFTDQTYNGSITLYVPEDYQCDILTIEKTVSELDGLVLPNHLNNLNITSNVGELKIELFQPLDQLYLKINAGNINLKTEAEVNQLELSVNTGTLRLLAQEEIQSFKASNNFGDLDFVFNKSPLDATLTSNAGDIRLDFLEPVHQLDANVNIGSLDLILPQNDESHVYSNTKLTDISSDIPVVSNRNDANIFLSVDVGSINVIRNTSH
- a CDS encoding DUF1700 domain-containing protein, whose amino-acid sequence is MTQSEFLTSLDAALIKYKVKDRFRIIDHYKHQLDQAGSNSEDLEKILSRFGDPDQIAATYRKKETSQPVEPVGIKFLKSLFIGIGLLLFNLIFVLGIYAGIWGIVIGFLGGGIGLFFSGIAFLVSTFFSLPGVFHLPLILIEHPVLMGSSGILLIGTGSFLIILSIWFIKYWCILTVKYVKWNIQLIRGDRYEK
- a CDS encoding beta-ketoacyl-ACP synthase III, producing the protein MKIARISGIGHYVPELKVSNNDLSTMMDTNDEWIHSRTGIRNRHIAVTETSFEMAGYASLRALEKAELDPKNVELIIVATFSGEYATPSMACLVQKAIGASKAMCFDLNAACSGFVYGIDVADQFIKTGKYKNALVIGSEKLSQILDWEDRSTCVLFGDGAGAVILEANDEFGIIDSINYAIGEAFECLYAKNVGNKTPFYEEQNEHKLMMNGQDVFQFACKKVPEILYEMMAKNQITQEDVDYFVLHQANVRIVSKIAKRMKINMDKFYVNMEAYGNTSAASIPIALSEMSEEGLLTGKKVIIAGFGAGLTYGCSLIQF
- the acpP gene encoding acyl carrier protein, with product MTLEALVEIIVEELDVEAAEVVPTASFIDDLGADSLDLFELVMSIEDAFGVAIPNEELANIKTVQDVLDYAEANA
- the fabD gene encoding ACP S-malonyltransferase → MGKIAFIFPGQGAQHVGMGREIISNYIESKKVFDQANDLLDFDLYDLCNTENTKINDTAYTQVALLSVSIATLKVIEDMGVKADYLAGLSLGEYSALVASGLLSFDEAIDIVRKRGQYMQEAALETDGGMAAIIGSSQAAILEVFNQVDGYLTIANYNSSKQIVIAGEKAALDKSYPLFEAAKIKVIPLNVSGAFHSDLMAGAAEKLRPRLESVIFSEYKTPYLSNVTGKVVTDISQIKNLLITQVKSPVLWENNVLEMIDLGVDTFIEIGPGNTLAGLIKKIDRKKKVISVNSIDGLEELKTFMEDK